Genomic window (Rosa chinensis cultivar Old Blush chromosome 6, RchiOBHm-V2, whole genome shotgun sequence):
GTGGGCACTGATAATGAATTTTTCTCATATCTACAAGTGGTGCACGACTACGGTCAATTGTGCTCCAACAGCTTTGAAATGACTTATTCCAAACTCCGCTATTTGACTTTAATGatcattttgttttgattgaGCTGAAGTTGATTCAACAATAATTTCTAAATTCTGTGAAGATTGTGCAACTTATTACATAGATAATTGTGTTGGATCAACATCTAGAGTATAACGGTGTCACTCTGTTCATAATCAACAACCAAATATCTTAATTTGGATATTTTAAAATCCATCATATAGATGCATATGTGGATATTTTCAATATAACTCTCTCTAATATCTTATTTTGTATCTCGATACTAAATCCTTTCATGAAATTGACTATTTTAAATTTCTTGCAGTAAAGGTTTTCCCCATTTATGATTTATGTTTGCTTATCACATTTAAttggacaaaaaaaataattctcTTATGACCAACAGCTTATCACGTAAAGATAACAACCATAATAATTCATACCAATACAATGGTTATTGATAGTCATAAACATGTTAAAGCAACGGCCTAGGGCCTAGCTAGTTTAATATCATATGAGAGCTCTACATATGCAATCTCGCTTCTCTTGTCTTATTAATGATAAATAAATCTAGAAATGTTCCAAAAATGTTCATATCTCACTTGGCTTATTGTAAATTACTGCATATAAGAATTTAAGGACCACTCTAGCTGGAAATGAACGCACTCCACCACACCCTTCATATCACAAAGTGACAAACCAAACATATCACAAACCTCAAATTCAAGAGAAAGAAACATGTGACTCAAATAAAATATCATCAGATAAGAAATTAATTGACCTTAACGATAAACTTGACCACGATGTTACGCATTGATGAACTCCGCAGGTTCAAGCCTTGCAGGAGAAAGAGCAGGATCAGCTACAATAGCAAGAAGATCTCCATCTTCACCATTCAAATATGCATTCAAAAAAGCCACAACAATTCCGCCCACAGACTTCCTCATTAGGTCCTTCGGACCGCTTCCATTTTTACACATACATCCCGACATGGCTCCAACCACGCCCGGTAGATCGTCGTCCAACATGTCCATGTGACCATAGTCCTTGGCCACAAAATGTGCACATGGGGGTTTGCTCTCGTTGAAGAACTCCTTGTGGTTCAAACCCTCGGGAGCACACGGTTGCGACATGCAATCGTTCTTCTTTTCCGGTCCAAGGCCAGTGCCAATTACCAAGACGGGAATATTCAGGTCGAAAGAGCGAGGGACATAGGTGAGGATGTGGGGATTAGTTCTGCAATATTGGTTGGCGCCTGCGACAGGGTCAATCCCAATTAGCACTGAAAATTTGAGGGACAAAGCAGCTTTGGCATATCCAAGTGCTAATGCAAATGCTGCTTTGCCACCTCTACTGTGGCCTGACAGAGCAAATTTGGTCAAGTCCATGACAACATTTTCAGGCAGAAGAGATTGAAGGCCTTCTGGTAACCAGTTTACCACTTTTGCAGCTGATTCAATTTCTTCAGGTCCAGTTGCCGGCACCAAGCTATATAACTAAAAAATACAattcacatttaatttaaaattttaactaTTTGACATCAAAATGGCGGTGATATTACTTTCATTTTGTCATCATGCGCTGATTCCCTACAAGTGTTTTGAAGATAAAATTGATTACTGAGTGCTGTACAACTAATTGGGGATGATGATAGTAAAACAATTGCCTTATATAAAATTGACAGAGGGATTATATGAGACTGATGTATATGCATGATAGTGTCCATACCTGAGGTCCAACTACTATAAATCCATGAGAGGCTATGTGTTGGAGTATTCCTTTGTAGAAGTAGTTGCGAAGGTAGAAGCCATGAAGAAGCAAGAGTACTGGATAAGTGCCGCTTACAGTTGGTGTCGCAATTAACAATGGTTTTGGAGGGGCTGAGGAATCGAAACAGGAAGAAAATGGAGTTTCCTCTGTAATGAATTTAAAGGGGaactttccttcatcaaaaaCATATGCCATCGGGGCTCAATATGAGACTCTGAGAACTATGTTCATAAATGTAAGCTTCGGTCAGTTCTGTTTCTATAGTACTGAAGCTTACTAGCTTAAGACCACAAGCATGGAAAATGTGTTCTAGTAAATGTCGACATCAAAGTAAGCAGAGCCTATTATAGTAGGATAATTCTTCTCGCATTGAGTGAGAGGTTGAGATTAATTGAGCGTATTTCAGATGATTAGATCAATCTGTGAACTAAATTATAGGATAAGCAAAGGAATAGATCCAAAACCGGCCTAGCCACCCAGCATACATTACatccaaacaaaaaacaaaaatactaaCCTTTACATCATTTCGATTTCTTACCATGCAAATTCGATAGCTAAGCCCTCTGCTCGGTTATGATTTTGAGAGCGAGAAAACACTCATAACAGACAGGGCCACCTTCCACTACTTCTTCAAATAAATAAGACGcacatgtgaatatgtgatgaGCTTGCCGGTAAAATCCTTTGTTACTCAGCGTCCTGTTTTTACTTCTTTGTTAGCACGTGGATTCACGCGCTGTTCACTCAAAGCAGGTGAGCGCCCCCGAAGAATCTCCATCGTTTCATCGTGTGCCATTTTtaagatcatcatcatcatgaggAAATAGACTCGGCGCCAACACCATACATAATTGATAGCTGCTCTGAACAAGTTGCCTCCAATCAAACATTGTTTTCTAgcatttcctttttcttttcttttgttttttttttttttttttgctgtttcTGATTTCATCATGATGATAGATGTAAGTTTGggtaaaaccaaaaaccatttGGAATGAAGTTAATAATAATATTGCCTGGAAAACAATCTGAACAAGCTCGTTGTTTCAGCAGGCTTTGAGCATGCATATTTCATGAACTTTGTGGGCTTTGGGCTCTAAATTACATTAGGGCTCTTACAATTGACACGCTTAGCCTCATGCTAATCATGAGAATGGACTTTCAACTTTTTTGATGACCATATGTAACTCACAGATCCACATTTTCCAGGTTATCAACGATCATTCCTGCAAaacaacataaaaacacaaaaaccagTTAGTCATAAAATATGcacaaaaaattatataaaattaaaatgaaaattatAGTAATTGCTGCGCTGAAAGTTAATTTACAATGCATgatattatatatttttgtacagACGAGcaattcatcatttttttattGAGTACTAGGGCTTATGATCGATGGAGAATAGAAGTCGGAATAAAAAAGTACGGACTTCCACTCTAAAATTGACTCAAGAAAACAATCATAGAACAAGTGCATGAATCCAAAAATGTAGTGCAAACCAACTTGATACGAATGTTTTTGTATTGAACCCAGAAACAAAATAGTAGTATGTGTTATGTTAATCAGAGTAGCGATCTCTAGGATAATCTTGGTCACCTAGTGATTATGATGATGTTTGGTCATCAATCATAATGAATTCGTCCTAGCACACGAAACCTAACTAATACTAAAGATGCATGCAAAAATTACTTGATACATAAGCCCTGCATAATGAGTGAGTTAAAGAGAGCTACGTACCTTGTAACTCCGCTGCGGCACCTTCTTAAACGTAGCCCACACCAGATCAACGTACAACGGAAACTGCGCCATAGCGAAAAACGACACCGGCAAACACGTTATTGCATAAACCGGAAACGCGGCATATTTCAGCTCATCTTTGAGCAAGAAGAAGTGTCCGGCACAAAA
Coding sequences:
- the LOC112169488 gene encoding chlorophyllase-1; translation: MAYVFDEGKFPFKFITEETPFSSCFDSSAPPKPLLIATPTVSGTYPVLLLLHGFYLRNYFYKGILQHIASHGFIVVGPQLYSLVPATGPEEIESAAKVVNWLPEGLQSLLPENVVMDLTKFALSGHSRGGKAAFALALGYAKAALSLKFSVLIGIDPVAGANQYCRTNPHILTYVPRSFDLNIPVLVIGTGLGPEKKNDCMSQPCAPEGLNHKEFFNESKPPCAHFVAKDYGHMDMLDDDLPGVVGAMSGCMCKNGSGPKDLMRKSVGGIVVAFLNAYLNGEDGDLLAIVADPALSPARLEPAEFINA